In the Xylanibacillus composti genome, one interval contains:
- a CDS encoding phage integrase N-terminal SAM-like domain-containing protein, protein MRADPPAFVPQQINEPALRKALQLRGYSTKTMKAYCGQVKRFLNHLQEAGRPLGKGALHNYTHALLQLGRSSSYVNQAISAIKFYVKHVLHGKKEDVAYVRPKRVQTLPHVLSQGEVKKLFGSCRQSEASGHL, encoded by the coding sequence ATGAGAGCGGACCCTCCTGCATTTGTCCCCCAACAGATAAACGAACCCGCGCTTCGTAAGGCGTTGCAGCTGCGTGGATACAGCACGAAAACAATGAAAGCCTATTGTGGTCAGGTTAAGAGGTTTTTGAATCATCTTCAAGAGGCAGGACGACCATTAGGCAAAGGAGCATTGCATAATTACACGCATGCTTTGCTGCAACTGGGCCGTTCTTCCTCCTATGTGAATCAGGCGATCAGCGCAATCAAGTTTTATGTGAAGCATGTTCTGCATGGAAAGAAGGAAGATGTGGCCTACGTCAGACCGAAGCGAGTTCAAACGCTTCCCCATGTGCTGAGCCAGGGAGAGGTCAAGAAGCTGTTTGGCTCATGTAGACAATCTGAGGCATCTGGCCATCTTTGA